The Nostoc sp. 'Peltigera membranacea cyanobiont' N6 genome contains the following window.
AAACTGTTTGGCAAGAAGCAAAAGTTGCAGAAGTTGCTAATACAGATAGTTATGGATTTCGTAATATAGGAAGAGATTACACAAAATCTAACTTGTATTTTGTTGGAGATTCCTTTACATGGGGTCAATGGGTCAGTGAAGAAAAAATATTTCCCAGACTGGTAGAATCAGAATTGCAGCAGCCAGCAATTAATTTAGGTGTTCCCGGTTATTCTTTTGCTCAATATGAAACATTATTTAATGAATTGATCGCCAAATATAAACCTCAGACAGCCATCTTATCCATAGTTGCTAATGATTTAACTAATTATTCATCTGATATTGGTCAAAAGATATATGATACGCTTAAAGAAAGAAGTTTTTCACCTTGGTATGAAAAAACCTTTTTGTACCAGTTTGTCTGGAAAAATAACAAAAAAAACTTGCCATTAAAAGCTGGAACTTCTATCTCTAAAGAAGCAAAAAATGGTTTAACTTTATTTAATTTATCGCTGGCAGCACCTGAGTCAGGAGTAGGTGTAGATAGCGATTATTTGACATCTGATGGAGTGATCAAAGTAGAAGCGGCGTTATCACGAATTATTCGTTTGACCAAAGAAAATCAAGTTAAGCTGTTTGTTTTTCTTGTACCTTCAAAAGAATCAGCTTATATCAAAGATTACGTCCAGTTATTTCCTGAGAATGTAGATTTGCTCAAAAATGAAGAAATTGGGTATCAGCGTTTATGTGACCTTGCAAAATTACAAGATGTAACTTGTGTCAATCTAACTGATGATTTTAGAAAAAATAGCAAACAAGAAAAGCTTTACTTTGATATTGATGGTCATTGGAATCCTGCGGGACATCAACTAGCTGCAAAAGTAATTTTAAAGACTCTAGATAAATCGTAATTCGTAATTAAATGACAATGAGCCAAACAACCGCCGAGGAAATATCTAACGAGATGCCACCGCTTGAAATGGAACTTCAAGACGCTTCTGTACGTATGCCCTATCCTCCACCAACCCCATACCCGATGATGGGGGCTGCTTCGTTAGGAGATATGCCAACCTTTGCGATGGATGGCGAAAATCTTGGGGGTTACTCTCAGTACGGTGTTGCTGCCACTTCGGGGGCAGAAAATCGGCTAGATGTCTTTAGCATTGGCAAAGATAGTGCTGTTTATTACAAAAAGTGGCATGGCTCAGTTTGGAGTGATTGGGAACGGCTGGGAGGCTACTGTACTTCTGCACCATCTGCGATCGCCAGAGGAGAGAATCGGATTGATATCTTTGTGATTGGGGGCGATCGCTCCGTATATCATAAAGGCTGGGATGGCTCAACCTGGAGCGATTGGCTAAATCTTGGCGGCTACTCTCAGTATGGTGTCGCGGCTGCTTCTTGGGGAGAAAATCGGCTGGATCTGTTTATCGTCAACTGGGATGGAGCCATATACCAAAAGTCTTGGGATGGCTCAATCTGGGGTGATTGGGAAAGGCTGGGGGGCTACTGTATTTCAACACCAGCTGCGGTTTCTTGGGGATTAAACCGGATTGACACCTTTGCCTTGGGTAGCGATCGCGCCATCTATCAAAAGTATTGGGATGGTTCAACCTGGAGTGGTTGGGAAAAACTCGGTGGCTATTCTCAGTATGGTGTTGCGGCTGCTTCTGGAATTGAAAATCGCCTAGATATTTACATCATTGCTCGTAACGGTGCAGTGTACCAGAAGTACTGGGATGGCTCAAACTGGGTCGGTTGGAATAATCTGGGTGGCTACTCTATTGCTGCACCGGCTGCGGTTGCTTCGGCTCCAAACCGTGTTGATACTTTTGTGCTAGGTAGCGATCGCGCTGTCTACCACAAGTGGTATCGCGTAGGTGGCAAAGTCTAATCCAAATAAGGTTCAGTTAAAGCTTAACTCTTTCTCAAAGTCAGTTTTTTTAACGAACCGCAAAGAACGCGAAGAACGCAAAGGAAGAAAAGAGGCAAATGACAACCAGCTATCCAACTACAGCAGCAATTTCTCAGAATCGAGGTATGCCATTTCCGGCGATGAGTCCCGCCTCTAAAGAAGATATGCCAACATTTTCCACTGATGGGGAATATTTAGACGGATATTGCCAGTATGGTGTTACAGCCACTTCTTGGTCAGAAAATCGCCTGGATGTTTTACTCACAGCGAGTATTGGCCCTTTATGGCATAAGTGGTGGGATGGCTCAACTTGGAGCGATTGGCAAAGACTCGGTGGTTATTGTATTTCCTCGCCAGCTGCGGTTTCTTGGGGACTGAATCGCATTGATACCTTTGTTTTGGGTAGCGATCGCGCTACATATCGCACATGGTGGGATGGTTCAAAGTGGAGTACTTGGGAAAATCTTGGCGGGTACTCCCACTATGGTGTTGCCGCCGCTTCCGTTGGTGAAAATCGGCTGGATATTTTTGCCGTCGGTATTGATGGCGCGATGTACCACAAGCGTTGGAATGGTTCAGCCTGGGATGAGTGGAACAATCTCGGAGGTTACTGTCTTGCTGCACCGGCTGCGGTTTCTCGCGGCACAGACTGCATTGATACCTTTGTTTTAGGCG
Protein-coding sequences here:
- a CDS encoding SGNH/GDSL hydrolase family protein, whose amino-acid sequence is MGKIKPWLQNLFLMLAGVIVGLLIIETFAITTGVAAPQKSKAQIFYQFIQPDAQLGYKPKSNLKDFKTVWQEAKVAEVANTDSYGFRNIGRDYTKSNLYFVGDSFTWGQWVSEEKIFPRLVESELQQPAINLGVPGYSFAQYETLFNELIAKYKPQTAILSIVANDLTNYSSDIGQKIYDTLKERSFSPWYEKTFLYQFVWKNNKKNLPLKAGTSISKEAKNGLTLFNLSLAAPESGVGVDSDYLTSDGVIKVEAALSRIIRLTKENQVKLFVFLVPSKESAYIKDYVQLFPENVDLLKNEEIGYQRLCDLAKLQDVTCVNLTDDFRKNSKQEKLYFDIDGHWNPAGHQLAAKVILKTLDKS
- a CDS encoding carbohydrate-binding protein yields the protein MSQTTAEEISNEMPPLEMELQDASVRMPYPPPTPYPMMGAASLGDMPTFAMDGENLGGYSQYGVAATSGAENRLDVFSIGKDSAVYYKKWHGSVWSDWERLGGYCTSAPSAIARGENRIDIFVIGGDRSVYHKGWDGSTWSDWLNLGGYSQYGVAAASWGENRLDLFIVNWDGAIYQKSWDGSIWGDWERLGGYCISTPAAVSWGLNRIDTFALGSDRAIYQKYWDGSTWSGWEKLGGYSQYGVAAASGIENRLDIYIIARNGAVYQKYWDGSNWVGWNNLGGYSIAAPAAVASAPNRVDTFVLGSDRAVYHKWYRVGGKV